A part of Methanobrevibacter millerae genomic DNA contains:
- a CDS encoding transcriptional regulator: MKPPCEIVVWYVIPAIRSELAKELLNLGMKQKDVSELMDITQPAVSQYITDKRGSGIKLGEDVRIMVKEFAFELSNGDATKADLIPRTCKICKNVKTSDVLEQLGISKSDLGEDCESCMGSEADC, from the coding sequence ATGAAACCGCCCTGTGAAATTGTTGTATGGTATGTAATACCTGCTATCAGATCAGAACTAGCTAAAGAACTGTTAAATCTAGGAATGAAACAGAAAGATGTTTCAGAACTTATGGATATAACCCAGCCTGCCGTTTCACAATATATTACCGATAAGCGTGGTAGCGGAATCAAATTGGGAGAGGATGTCCGCATCATGGTTAAGGAATTCGCTTTTGAGCTGTCAAACGGTGATGCAACAAAGGCCGATTTGATTCCAAGGACATGTAAAATCTGTAAGAATGTTAAAACTTCTGATGTATTGGAACAATTGGGCATTAGCAAATCCGATCTTGGCGAAGACTGTGAATCCTGTATGGGCTCAGAAGCGGACTGCTGA